Proteins encoded together in one Lathyrus oleraceus cultivar Zhongwan6 chromosome 5, CAAS_Psat_ZW6_1.0, whole genome shotgun sequence window:
- the LOC127080306 gene encoding glucose-1-phosphate adenylyltransferase large subunit 2, chloroplastic, with product MDSAMVSTCASFQGVGRSRTRNTVFLGETSRFCTIQSFKTSQSRFILRNFKPRRTRAVLTTGINDFEESMTFQDGPYFDTPKADPKSVASIILGGGAGTRLFPLTSKRAKPAVPIGGCYRLIDVPMSNCINSGIRKIFILTQYNSFSLNRHLSRAYNFGNVSTYGEGFVEVLAATQTSGEAGKKWFQGTADAVRQFLWVFEDAKTKNVEHILILSGDHLYRMNYMDFVQKHIDTNADITVSCLPMDDSRASDYGLMKIDGTGRIIQFAEKPKGSDLKAMRVDTTVLGLSPEEAKEQPYIASMGVYVFRTETLLELLKLNGSTCNDFGSEIIPSAVNGHNVQAFLFNDYWEDIGTIKSFFDANLALTEQYPKFQFYDPKTPFFTSPRFLPPTKVEKCKIVDAIISHGCFLRECSVQHSIVGIRSRLESGVELQDTMMMGADYYQTEAEIASLMAEGNVPIGVGENTKIRNCIIDKNAKIGRNVTITNADGVEEADKTKEGFYIRSGITVILKNATIKDGTVI from the exons ATGGATTCAGCAATGGTTTCAACTTGTGCATCTTTTCAAGGAGTTGGTAGAAGTAGAACCAGAAACACTGTCTTCTTAGGTGAAACTTCAAGGTTTTGTACCATTCAATCATTCAAAACTTCACAATCTCGCTTCATTCTTAGAAACTTCAAGCCTAGAAGAACTCGTGCTGTTCTCACTACAGGGATCAATGATTTTGAAGAATCCATG ACTTTTCAAGATGGACCCTATTTTGATACTCCTAAAGCAGACCCTAAAAGTGTTGCTTCAATCATTTTGGGTGGTGGTGCTGGAACTCGCCTTTTTCCTCTTACTAGCAAAAGAGCTAAACCTGCT GTTCCAATTGGAGGGTGTTATAGGCTCATTGATGTTCCTATGAGCAATTGCATCAACAGTGGGATTAGAAAAATATTTATCTTGACACAGTACAATTCTTTCTCACTCAACCGGCATTTGTCTCGCGCGTATAATTTTGGAAATGTTTCCACTTATGGGGAGGGTTTTGTGGAG GTATTGGCTGCAACTCAAACATCTGGAGAAGCTGGCAAGAAATGGTTCCAAGGGACAGCTGATGCTGTGAGGCAATTTCTATGGGTTTTTGAG GATGCTAAGACCAAGAATGTTGAGCATATATTGATACTTTCCGGGGATCATCTTTACCGAATGAACTATATGGATTTTGTACAG AAACACATTGACACAAATGCTGATATCACAGTTTCGTGTCTTCCCATGGACGACAG TCGAGCATCAGATTATGGGTTGATGAAAATTGACGGAACGGGACGGATTATACAGTTTGCGGAAAAACCTAAGGGATCAGATTTGAAAGCAATG CGTGTTGACACAACGGTTCTTGGGTTATCTCCCGAAGAAGCAAAGGAACAGCCTTATATTGCGTCCATGGGTGTCTACGTTTTTAGAACTGAGACCCTACTTGAACTATTAAAATTGAACGGTTCTACATGCAATGACTTCGGATCTGAAATTATCCCGTCTGCCGTTAACGGGCACAATGTCCAG GCATTTTTGTTCAATGACTACTGGGAAGATATTGGAACCATAAAGTCCTTCTTCGATGCAAATCTGGCCCTAACAGAACAG TATCCAAAATTTCAATTCTATGATCCAAAGACACCTTTCTTCACTTCCCCAAGATTCCTACCTCCCACTAAAGTAGAAAAATGCAAG ATTGTGGACGCAATTATTTCTCATGGTTGCTTCTTGAGAGAATGTAGTGTTCAACATTCTATTGTTGGAATACGCTCTCGATTAGAGTCTGGTGTGGAGCTTCAG GATACCATGATGATGGGTGCTGATTACTATCAAACCGAGGCTGAAATTGCATCTCTGATGGCAGAAGGAAATGTTCCAATTGGTGTGGGAGAAAATACCAAAATCAG GAATTGTATAATCGACAAGAATGCAAAAATCGGAAGAAATGTTACCATTACAAATGCAGAT GGTGTTGAAGAAGCAGATAAAACTAAGGAAGGATTTTACATTAGGTCGGGCATCACTGTTATACTGAAGAACGCAACAATTAAAGACGGAACAGTTATATGA